A single window of Brevundimonas naejangsanensis DNA harbors:
- a CDS encoding CheR family methyltransferase encodes MPHQTEDIEIGLLLEALYQRYHYDFRHYARASIKRRLLQARSHFNMPSLTALQERVLHDPEMLPRLLAFLTVQVSEMFRDPGYFRALREQVLPHLRTYPSLKVWIAGCSAGEELYSMAILFREEGLFDRTLFYATDINPEALRAAEAGIYPLDRIRKFTENHQNSGGRSSLSDYYTADYGRAVFDKSLRANVVFSDHSLVTDAVFAEMQLISCRNVMIYFDRGLQDRAVGLFKDSLARQGFLGVGSKESLRFSKHAAAFTEFVPEEKIYRKREP; translated from the coding sequence ATGCCCCACCAGACCGAAGACATCGAGATCGGCCTGCTGCTGGAAGCGTTATACCAGCGCTACCATTACGACTTCCGCCACTACGCGCGGGCGTCCATCAAACGCCGTCTGTTGCAGGCGCGCAGCCATTTCAACATGCCCAGCCTGACGGCCCTTCAGGAACGCGTGCTGCACGATCCCGAAATGCTGCCGCGTCTTCTCGCATTCCTGACCGTTCAGGTCAGCGAGATGTTCCGCGATCCCGGCTATTTCCGGGCCCTGCGCGAACAGGTGCTGCCTCACCTGCGCACCTATCCGTCGCTGAAGGTCTGGATCGCGGGCTGCAGCGCCGGCGAAGAGCTCTATTCCATGGCCATTCTGTTTCGCGAAGAAGGCCTGTTCGACCGTACGCTGTTCTACGCCACGGACATCAATCCTGAGGCCCTGAGGGCCGCCGAGGCCGGGATATATCCGCTCGACCGCATCCGCAAATTCACTGAAAACCATCAAAATTCAGGCGGGCGATCATCCCTCTCCGACTACTACACGGCGGACTATGGGCGGGCCGTCTTCGACAAGTCGCTGCGCGCCAATGTCGTCTTCTCGGATCACAGCCTGGTCACGGACGCCGTTTTTGCGGAGATGCAGTTGATCTCCTGCCGCAACGTGATGATCTATTTCGATCGAGGTCTTCAGGACCGGGCCGTCGGGCTGTTCAAGGATTCTCTGGCGCGACAAGGGTTCCTGGGCGTGGGGTCTAAGGAAAGCCTGCGCTTTTCGAAGCACGCAGCCGCCTTCACCGAGTTTGTGCCCGAAGAAAAAATCTACAGGAAACGCGAGCCATGA
- a CDS encoding chemotaxis protein CheB, producing the protein MSRASDRAVVIGASAGGVQALLALLPALPADFPWPIFVVLHVPADRSNVLAPLFEAKCGLKVKEAEDKETARPGVVYFAPSDYHLLVEENGDLALSSDEAINYSRPSIDVLFESAADAYGEGLIGIILTGANNDGAAGLKAVHAAGGVALVQDPAAAYARAMPQAAYQACNAALVLPLERIADYLKGLDRE; encoded by the coding sequence ATGAGCCGCGCCTCGGACCGGGCCGTGGTGATCGGCGCCTCCGCCGGGGGCGTCCAGGCTCTGCTCGCCCTGCTGCCCGCCTTGCCTGCGGACTTTCCCTGGCCGATCTTCGTCGTCCTTCACGTCCCGGCCGACCGCAGCAATGTTCTGGCGCCTCTTTTCGAGGCCAAATGCGGGCTCAAGGTGAAGGAGGCCGAGGACAAGGAAACGGCCCGTCCTGGAGTGGTCTACTTCGCCCCCTCCGATTACCATCTCCTGGTTGAAGAAAACGGCGACCTGGCCCTGTCATCCGACGAAGCGATCAACTATTCACGCCCCTCCATTGACGTGCTGTTCGAGAGCGCGGCGGACGCCTATGGCGAGGGCTTGATCGGCATCATCCTGACCGGCGCTAACAATGACGGAGCAGCCGGGCTCAAGGCGGTGCACGCTGCGGGCGGCGTCGCCCTGGTGCAGGACCCGGCGGCCGCCTATGCCCGGGCCATGCCTCAGGCTGCTTATCAGGCCTGTAACGCCGCGCTCGTGCTGCCGCTCGAACGCATCGCCGACTATCTGAAAGGTCTCGACAGAGAATGA
- a CDS encoding hybrid sensor histidine kinase/response regulator, with product MTSTEQPIHLLLVDDLEENLLALEALLKSEGVVCLKARSGDEALELLLVHDVALALLDVQMPGMDGFQLAEFMRGNVNVRHIPIIFVTAGSADLQRRFRGYEAGAVDFIQKPIEADILRSKAKVFIDLYRQRMESLAQRDELKAYANALREADRRKNDFIAMLGHELRNPIMAIHAGLQLLQRQSDEERKAVIHARMEVQAHHLSRLIEDLLDVARIDQGKISLKRERISLQSVIDSAIDTSRPKIEAASHELTVSVPPEPVWLHGDFTRLSQVISNLLANAAKYTPCKGRIHLSVDSEEDQIRINVADNGIGVSPELKGRIFELFAQSKGPDDRSRDGLGIGLALVKQLVELHEGTIDLVSEGPGRGSCFTVRLPLSA from the coding sequence ATGACCAGCACGGAACAGCCGATTCATCTCCTGCTGGTCGACGATCTGGAGGAAAACCTGCTGGCGCTGGAAGCTCTGCTGAAAAGCGAGGGCGTCGTCTGCCTGAAGGCCCGTTCGGGCGACGAAGCGCTGGAACTTTTGCTGGTTCATGATGTCGCCCTGGCCCTGCTCGACGTGCAGATGCCTGGCATGGACGGTTTTCAGTTGGCCGAGTTCATGCGCGGCAATGTGAACGTCCGCCATATCCCTATCATCTTCGTCACGGCTGGGAGCGCCGACCTTCAGCGCCGCTTCAGGGGCTATGAAGCGGGCGCGGTGGACTTCATCCAAAAACCGATCGAGGCGGACATACTGCGCAGCAAGGCCAAGGTCTTCATCGACCTGTATCGCCAGCGCATGGAAAGCCTCGCCCAGCGCGACGAACTAAAGGCCTACGCCAACGCCCTGCGCGAGGCGGATCGGCGCAAGAACGATTTCATCGCCATGCTGGGCCATGAACTGCGCAATCCCATCATGGCTATTCACGCCGGACTTCAGCTGCTGCAACGCCAGTCGGACGAAGAGCGCAAGGCGGTGATTCACGCCCGCATGGAGGTCCAGGCTCATCACCTTTCGCGTCTGATCGAAGACCTTCTGGACGTCGCCCGCATCGACCAAGGCAAAATTTCGCTCAAACGCGAACGGATAAGCCTGCAAAGCGTCATCGACTCCGCCATCGACACCAGCCGCCCGAAAATCGAGGCGGCGTCGCACGAGCTAACGGTCTCCGTGCCGCCCGAACCGGTGTGGTTGCACGGCGACTTCACGCGCCTGTCCCAGGTGATCAGCAACCTGCTCGCCAACGCCGCCAAATACACCCCGTGCAAAGGCCGCATCCACCTGTCCGTCGACAGCGAGGAAGACCAGATCCGAATTAATGTCGCCGACAACGGCATCGGCGTCTCGCCTGAGCTGAAAGGCCGAATCTTTGAACTGTTCGCCCAGTCCAAAGGCCCCGACGACCGCTCCCGCGACGGCCTGGGCATCGGCCTGGCTCTGGTCAAGCAGTTGGTCGAACTGCACGAAGGCACGATCGATCTCGTCAGCGAAGGCCCTGGCCGGGGCAGCTGCTTCACGGTGCGTTTGCCGCTCAGCGCGTGA
- a CDS encoding autotransporter assembly complex protein TamA has protein sequence MTSRLPLLLATAALCAFATQAAAEPRAQIRGEIDADLKRQLEQAVGQVDGAPANRFEARRRARAALESAQALLRSEGYYQATVQDQVEGEETPVAIVEVTPGRRFLLGEAKVNWSAPAPDADTSAAVIENIKLKPGEPGRAADVLAAEGRLIADLTRRGYADAVAQPRRVVVDHATFLVEPGFNVASGELVRLDGIQLRTRGPTKPDWVQSLVPWREGDRYDPEDVAELERRLLDTGVYDGVGVALSSLDDTRPDGLRPVVVTLADRPVSLLEAGASYSTYEGVGVDVFRTRYNRFGRADTLRYGARIASIDSRIGGEWSQPHWRRAGRTLKLSSFIVNEQTDAYDRSALTMAADLSQRLGKTSWFSYGVGVDAGRYTEYRFDPETQTPITLDRDLAIVTLRGSAYMDRSNDPLNPTTGYRLSVSAQPTAVTGEDTVMFLRTEGQASAYLPLQDGAKTVLAGRARIGSIIGGEELTVPSDRLFYSGGGGSVRGYSYQSINPRLPDNRPRGGLSLFETSLEVRRDIGEKFQAVAFVDGGAVGFQETPNFSNMRYGAGVGVRYKLPFGPVRADIAFPLNKREGDSGFQLYISIGQAF, from the coding sequence TTGACGTCGAGGCTCCCCCTCCTTCTCGCCACCGCGGCCCTGTGCGCCTTCGCCACACAGGCGGCTGCCGAGCCGAGGGCCCAGATTCGCGGCGAGATCGACGCCGATCTGAAACGACAGCTGGAACAGGCGGTGGGCCAGGTCGACGGCGCGCCGGCCAATCGCTTTGAAGCCCGTCGTCGCGCGCGGGCGGCGCTGGAATCGGCGCAGGCCCTGCTGCGGTCTGAAGGCTATTATCAGGCCACGGTCCAGGATCAGGTCGAAGGCGAGGAAACGCCTGTCGCCATCGTCGAGGTCACGCCCGGCCGCCGGTTCCTTCTGGGGGAAGCCAAGGTCAACTGGAGCGCGCCTGCCCCGGACGCAGACACCAGCGCGGCGGTGATAGAGAACATCAAGCTGAAGCCCGGCGAGCCCGGCCGGGCGGCCGACGTGCTGGCGGCTGAGGGACGCTTGATCGCCGATCTGACCCGTCGCGGCTATGCCGACGCCGTCGCCCAGCCCCGCCGCGTCGTCGTGGATCATGCGACTTTTCTGGTGGAGCCCGGCTTCAATGTGGCGTCGGGCGAACTGGTGCGGCTGGACGGCATCCAGTTGCGCACGCGCGGGCCGACCAAGCCCGATTGGGTCCAGAGCCTTGTCCCCTGGCGTGAAGGCGACCGCTACGATCCAGAAGACGTCGCCGAGCTTGAGCGCCGCCTGCTGGACACCGGGGTCTACGACGGCGTGGGCGTCGCCCTGTCGTCTCTGGACGATACGCGCCCGGACGGCTTGAGGCCGGTTGTCGTGACCCTGGCGGATCGGCCGGTCAGCCTGCTTGAGGCGGGCGCCAGCTATTCGACCTACGAAGGCGTCGGCGTCGATGTCTTCCGCACCCGCTACAACCGCTTCGGCCGCGCCGACACGCTGCGGTACGGCGCGCGGATCGCCAGCATCGACAGTCGTATCGGCGGCGAGTGGTCGCAGCCCCACTGGCGGCGGGCGGGTCGGACGCTGAAACTGTCGTCCTTCATCGTCAACGAACAGACCGACGCCTATGACCGCAGCGCCCTGACCATGGCCGCGGACCTGTCGCAGCGGCTCGGCAAGACGTCCTGGTTCAGCTACGGCGTCGGCGTGGACGCCGGGCGATACACGGAATACCGCTTCGATCCCGAAACGCAGACACCGATCACCCTGGACCGGGATCTGGCCATCGTCACCCTGCGGGGCAGCGCCTATATGGATCGCTCCAACGACCCGCTGAACCCGACGACCGGCTACCGCCTGTCCGTTTCGGCCCAGCCGACCGCCGTGACGGGCGAGGATACGGTCATGTTCCTGCGCACCGAGGGTCAGGCCAGCGCCTATCTGCCGCTGCAGGACGGCGCCAAGACGGTTCTGGCCGGGCGCGCCCGTATCGGCTCGATCATCGGCGGCGAAGAGCTGACGGTGCCCTCTGACCGCCTGTTCTATTCCGGCGGCGGCGGCTCGGTGCGCGGCTATTCCTATCAGAGCATCAACCCGCGCCTGCCGGACAACCGTCCGCGCGGTGGCCTGTCGCTGTTTGAAACCTCGCTGGAGGTGCGGCGCGATATCGGCGAGAAGTTCCAGGCTGTCGCCTTTGTCGACGGCGGCGCCGTCGGCTTTCAGGAAACGCCGAACTTCAGCAACATGCGTTACGGCGCAGGGGTCGGCGTCCGCTACAAGCTGCCGTTCGGTCCCGTCCGCGCCGACATCGCCTTCCCGCTGAACAAGCGCGAAGGCGATTCCGGATTCCAGCTCTACATCAGCATCGGCCAGGCGTTTTGA
- a CDS encoding translocation/assembly module TamB domain-containing protein: MTDTPPPHETGADVADTPAEKAKRKRTRLQLAAFIAGIVSAGVLALVIVALVGGRMYLVSDPGRELITSFVAGKKISRYGRINVEGLQGDLFNDFRLRRITVTDEKGVWLEATDVRVDWSYWPLLARRFHATEISAGQIRLLRRPELEAPTEPGGPQAISIDIDRFSANVELMEDFSKEYGRWTLSGDAAIPRKGVKTANVNAYSLNRKGDYLRLAAAFGDKPEDLRVNLRANEAQGGPIAGSLGYSPDQPFSAVAVVNGEVIDVTVQTGQFRPLLVKGTYGDNGAKVSGYADFSGSDLLQPFVERIGRTARFGFAMTPDAEREGYQGVAWRLYADNIESSARGLIRTTDNTAPEGINLEVTTPSLSRLVGSPVAGPAAYNGVFKGDAQAWSLQGSASLLNADIASYRATRISGPVNIAANKGRIDVTTDVRAVGGSSAGIIGALLGSTPRIQMEGARMADGAMLLKKVDARGQGLTLTGSGGRSLNGGLNFTGRAELTDLSRIRNGARGAFGGPIRASSARPGAPWVLSFDGRGSRMAIGMEELDRLLGAQPRLQLAGSLNDGVVSINTGELTGAAGRAGAKGRIEGSKLRLALDWDARGPFGVGPVAIDGTMWGDGALTGTLAQPRADLRAAFDKVAAGGLILTNADLILSFRKGADASDGRILLTSGSNYGPARASGNFYLGGARLRLSDVDVNAGGVTAQGDVALSNNFPSSADLTFTARQGAFLASGEANGRVRLTEGAGDQTAVLDVTGRNVRLTGQDWTLRNLSLKGQGTLDRLPFTVAADVGGANPVQFNGAGEYSRQGPAQSLTLRGGGRVRDIAFTTRAPAVFAINGDGRVARLDLGVGGGVLTGELKQDKQGAAIQADMTNVEMGSLLPDLRGQVTGRISMQGQGDALRGSANVDLKQLRSIDAPRGLAVDGTLNADLTGDVLRLRAQAHDGTAVQATADVSLPVETSAAPLRLAIARTRDMSGQVAIRGQIQPIWDLFLGGAQSLSGQVNGQATLAGTLNAPRLNGRLDMTQGAFRDSASGLRLENVTLASRFNDSQAVIERFQATDGLKGEVSGNGDLGLRQGSPSTLRLELTRFRIIDNDIAQARANGRLTAVRGADGNIQLTGDLNIDEAEISPNLPGSNGIVKMDVVEINRPGGDPVEAEEKARGGPRIGLNLNLTGREIHVRGRGLNVELSANARVRGTIADPQLSGTANVVRGDYEFAGKRFVFDDRGSVTLSTDLARIRLNLEAVREDPALTAVIKVTGTAAEPKIQLTSTPALPQDEILSQVLFGRSAAQLSPFEAAQLASAVASLAGGGGFDVIGNLRELAGLDRLSFSGEASSLTVAGGRYITDDVYLEVIGGGERGAAVSVEWQVRRNLAVASKFGGEGDTSLSVRWRREGPRPGGERRDRRPNASARR, translated from the coding sequence TTGACCGACACTCCTCCGCCTCACGAAACGGGCGCAGACGTCGCCGACACGCCCGCTGAAAAGGCGAAGCGCAAACGCACCCGGCTTCAACTGGCCGCCTTCATCGCTGGGATCGTTTCGGCTGGCGTTCTGGCGCTGGTCATCGTCGCCCTGGTCGGCGGGCGGATGTATCTGGTTTCCGATCCGGGCCGCGAGCTGATCACGAGCTTCGTCGCCGGCAAGAAGATCAGCCGCTACGGACGCATCAACGTCGAAGGCCTGCAGGGCGACCTGTTCAACGATTTCCGCCTGAGACGCATCACCGTGACCGACGAAAAGGGCGTCTGGCTCGAAGCGACCGACGTGCGCGTCGACTGGTCCTATTGGCCGCTTCTGGCGCGGCGGTTTCACGCCACCGAAATCAGCGCGGGTCAGATCCGTCTGCTGCGTCGCCCGGAGCTGGAGGCGCCCACCGAGCCGGGCGGCCCGCAAGCCATCTCTATCGACATCGACCGCTTCAGCGCCAACGTCGAATTGATGGAGGATTTCTCCAAGGAATACGGCCGCTGGACGCTGAGCGGCGACGCCGCCATTCCGCGCAAGGGCGTCAAGACCGCCAACGTCAACGCCTATAGCCTGAACCGCAAAGGCGACTACCTGCGCCTGGCCGCCGCCTTCGGCGACAAGCCCGAAGACCTGCGCGTCAACCTGCGCGCCAATGAGGCCCAGGGCGGGCCGATCGCAGGTTCGCTGGGCTATTCTCCCGATCAGCCCTTCTCGGCCGTCGCCGTGGTGAACGGCGAGGTCATCGACGTGACCGTGCAGACCGGCCAATTCCGCCCCCTGCTGGTCAAGGGGACCTATGGCGACAACGGCGCCAAGGTCTCGGGCTATGCCGACTTCTCGGGCTCCGACCTGCTGCAGCCGTTCGTCGAGCGCATCGGCCGGACCGCCCGCTTCGGCTTCGCCATGACGCCGGACGCCGAACGTGAGGGCTATCAGGGCGTGGCCTGGCGCCTGTACGCCGACAACATCGAATCCAGCGCGCGCGGCCTGATCCGCACGACGGACAACACCGCGCCGGAAGGCATCAACCTGGAAGTGACGACACCGTCGCTCAGCCGTCTGGTCGGCAGCCCGGTCGCCGGTCCGGCCGCCTATAACGGCGTGTTCAAGGGCGACGCTCAGGCATGGAGCCTGCAGGGCTCCGCTAGCCTGCTCAACGCTGACATCGCCTCCTATCGCGCCACGCGCATCTCCGGCCCGGTCAATATCGCCGCCAACAAGGGCCGCATCGACGTGACGACAGACGTTCGCGCTGTCGGCGGTTCGTCAGCAGGCATCATCGGGGCGCTCCTGGGCTCGACGCCGCGGATCCAGATGGAGGGTGCCCGCATGGCCGATGGCGCCATGCTGCTGAAGAAGGTCGATGCGCGCGGCCAGGGCCTGACCCTGACCGGCTCGGGCGGACGCAGCCTGAACGGCGGCCTGAACTTTACGGGTCGCGCTGAACTGACAGACCTGTCGCGCATCCGAAACGGCGCTAGGGGCGCCTTCGGCGGACCGATCCGCGCTTCCTCGGCAAGACCCGGCGCGCCCTGGGTCCTCAGCTTCGACGGGCGCGGCTCGCGCATGGCCATCGGCATGGAAGAGCTGGATCGTCTGCTGGGCGCCCAACCGCGCCTGCAACTGGCCGGGTCGCTCAACGACGGCGTCGTCTCCATCAACACCGGCGAACTGACCGGCGCCGCCGGACGCGCAGGCGCCAAGGGGCGTATCGAGGGCTCCAAACTGCGCCTCGCCCTGGACTGGGACGCACGCGGTCCCTTCGGCGTCGGCCCGGTCGCCATCGACGGCACCATGTGGGGCGACGGCGCCCTGACCGGCACCCTGGCCCAGCCGCGCGCCGACCTGCGCGCCGCCTTCGACAAGGTGGCTGCGGGCGGGCTGATCCTGACCAACGCTGACTTGATCCTCAGCTTCCGCAAGGGCGCCGACGCCTCTGACGGCCGCATCTTACTGACCTCCGGCTCGAACTACGGACCGGCGCGCGCCTCGGGCAACTTCTATCTGGGCGGGGCGCGACTGCGCCTGTCGGATGTCGACGTGAACGCCGGCGGGGTCACGGCCCAGGGCGACGTGGCCCTGTCGAACAACTTCCCCTCCAGCGCCGATCTGACCTTCACCGCGCGCCAGGGCGCTTTCCTGGCCTCGGGCGAGGCCAACGGCCGCGTGCGCCTGACCGAGGGCGCGGGCGATCAGACCGCCGTGCTGGACGTGACCGGCCGCAACGTGCGCCTGACGGGTCAGGACTGGACCCTGCGCAACCTGTCGCTGAAGGGCCAGGGCACGCTGGACCGCCTGCCCTTCACCGTGGCCGCCGACGTGGGCGGCGCCAATCCGGTCCAGTTCAACGGCGCGGGCGAATATTCCCGCCAGGGCCCGGCGCAGAGCCTGACGCTGCGGGGCGGCGGCCGCGTCCGCGACATCGCCTTCACCACCCGCGCCCCCGCTGTCTTCGCCATCAACGGCGACGGCCGCGTGGCGCGCCTGGATCTGGGCGTCGGCGGCGGCGTCCTGACCGGCGAACTGAAGCAGGACAAGCAGGGTGCGGCTATTCAAGCCGACATGACCAATGTCGAAATGGGTTCGCTCCTCCCCGATCTTCGCGGTCAGGTCACCGGCCGCATTTCGATGCAAGGCCAAGGCGACGCTCTGCGCGGCTCGGCCAATGTGGACCTTAAACAGCTGCGCAGCATCGACGCGCCGCGCGGTCTGGCGGTCGACGGCACACTGAACGCCGACCTGACCGGCGATGTCCTGCGCCTGCGCGCCCAGGCCCATGACGGAACCGCTGTCCAGGCGACAGCCGACGTCAGCCTGCCGGTCGAAACCTCGGCCGCCCCCTTGCGTCTGGCCATCGCCCGGACCCGGGACATGTCAGGCCAGGTGGCTATTCGTGGGCAGATCCAGCCGATCTGGGACCTGTTCCTGGGCGGCGCCCAATCCCTGTCCGGTCAGGTGAACGGTCAGGCCACGCTGGCGGGCACGCTGAACGCGCCGCGCCTGAACGGCCGACTGGACATGACGCAAGGCGCCTTCCGCGACAGCGCCTCGGGCCTGCGCCTGGAGAATGTGACCCTCGCCAGCCGCTTCAACGACAGCCAGGCCGTCATCGAGCGGTTCCAGGCTACCGACGGGCTGAAAGGCGAGGTGTCCGGCAATGGCGATCTGGGCCTGCGTCAAGGATCGCCCTCGACCCTGCGCCTGGAACTGACGCGCTTCCGCATCATCGACAACGACATCGCCCAGGCCCGCGCCAACGGCCGCTTGACCGCCGTGCGCGGCGCCGACGGCAACATCCAGCTGACCGGCGACCTGAACATCGACGAGGCCGAGATCTCGCCGAACCTGCCCGGCTCCAACGGCATCGTCAAAATGGACGTGGTCGAGATCAACCGCCCCGGCGGCGACCCTGTCGAAGCCGAGGAGAAGGCGCGGGGCGGTCCCAGGATCGGCCTGAACCTCAACCTGACCGGACGGGAAATTCACGTGCGCGGACGCGGGCTGAACGTCGAACTGTCCGCCAATGCGCGCGTGCGCGGCACTATCGCCGATCCCCAGTTGTCCGGCACGGCCAACGTCGTGCGCGGCGACTATGAGTTCGCAGGCAAGCGCTTTGTCTTTGATGATCGCGGCTCCGTCACCTTGTCGACCGACCTGGCGCGGATTCGTCTGAACCTTGAGGCTGTCCGCGAAGACCCGGCGCTCACCGCCGTGATCAAGGTCACCGGGACCGCGGCCGAACCCAAGATCCAGCTGACCTCCACCCCTGCCCTGCCCCAGGATGAAATCCTGTCCCAGGTGCTCTTCGGCCGATCGGCGGCGCAACTGTCGCCGTTCGAGGCGGCCCAGCTCGCATCGGCGGTGGCGTCCTTGGCCGGCGGCGGGGGCTTCGACGTGATCGGCAACCTGCGCGAACTGGCCGGGCTGGACCGCCTGTCCTTCAGCGGCGAGGCCTCCAGCCTCACCGTCGCGGGCGGCCGCTACATCACCGACGACGTCTACCTGGAAGTCATCGGCGGCGGAGAACGCGGTGCTGCGGTCAGCGTCGAGTGGCAGGTGCGCC